A region of the Silene latifolia isolate original U9 population chromosome 9, ASM4854445v1, whole genome shotgun sequence genome:
cgatttttttctcAAGGTTACCTTATACTATTAATTGCCCTTGCCCTTGCCCGCTGACTTCAAATCATGGCCTCCGCCATCACCATGGACTAGTATGTGTAAAATTTATCCCAAGGCCACATGCTTTAAACTGAGTTTTCAGCATTGGCTATGGTTTAGCGTCGAAAATTTCAGCCCCTAATACTGAATGATTTCGCTTGTGGCAGTGCCGCTGAGGTGAATATACGCAGTCTTACCCCAGTCTTAAAAACAAAGAGACGTTTTCCACATGATTACAGACTCGTAATGAAAATTACATCTTAAAATAAATCAACCTTCTCGTACTTCACAATACAAAGAAGCAAGAAGAGTTTATGCACGCGTTAATCTTACACAATCAACATACAAAAAGCACTTCTAAAATCACATTGGTAACATTATCAaattgaacaatttttttttcttttctcccaAATAGTCTTTCGAAAGCACAAAACTAGGACTGAGccatcaaacaaaaagaagctGTAGTTGATCAAACCTTAATCTTCCAAAAGAATGCAGGTCAATATATACAACAGTTGAAGGGGGTTGTTTTCGACTACTCAAAGCATGGCGCTGCGCGTCATTGACAGTTTACAAACCATATTACCTTTACAATATACCATCATAGAACTCGAGTGAGGAAAAACAAAACTACGCGTCACGCCTTTATTATCCATTGCTGTACAGTCCTGCAAATTTTACAGTATTACCCATCTTGAATAAATTCCAGAGTTTGTCGCAGCAGCTCAATTTCAATACATTAacggtacaagttctcaaaataATAAAACTTGCGAGCTAAGCTGAACTCAGTTGAAGTAAATTTCATGTGAATAGAAAAGGGCTAACAATCAGATATATCTATTTAAACCAACAATAGACCACGCTAATGTACAGGTGCAATATTCAATCCAAGTTAAGAGGAAATATGATACCATCTCGTGGAACAACTGTAAAAGGCTAGACATCACCAGAGGCATCTCTCATGCTCATATTTATGCTGTTGCGCATTGTCCTTCTTCCTATACCACCATTGCCCTTCATCATCATTTGCACAAATTCCCCGTAATCAATTGTCCCATCCTGAAATTAAgttaaaacataaaaacaaaggCGGTGACAATGTGAGCAAAACAAACGCACAAATCcaattattatttgtacaacaacattaccccagtgcctcaatggctcccgcaaattgcagggtaagggggggtcggatgtacgcagccttacccttgtgttagcaacacagaGAGGCTgcttccgaatgacccaagatgaaaattgcgtcgagaactgcatcaaAGGGCCactacttcacaagagaaagaagggcagccactttagtgagccattttgctttattccatcataatccagaaccaaagagtaatgaatctttggctacattggaaatatggaaaatCCAATTATTATTTGTCATTATAATAATTTCACTTCTTATAGTGTTACAGACTAACTATTCTTCGGTTCTggattattatagaataaagcaaAACGGCTTACTTAAAGTGGCGGTCCTTTTTATTGTGAAAAAGTACTCACTCAATGCAATTTTTGACATAAATTTTCATTGGGTCATTTGGGTACAAAGTCTGTATTAATTACACAAGCACAGCCACTCGGGTAATGTCGTTATGGTTTGCCTTCCAGAAACTCGGTAAATTCAGAATATCTACATCTCAAAGTCAGAAGAGAACATACATTATTTTGGTCCACCTCTTTAATTATATCTTCAAGGAATAGATCATTAAGTCCCTGATCTATACAGGCCTGCTGGAGCTCATCAATTGTAATAGATCCACTTCCATCCTTGTCAAAATACTGAAATGCGGCCATAAGATGTTCATCTCGCTCAAGCTTGTTGAGATGAATAGTTGCAGCAATGAATTCCCCGTAGTCTATAGTACCACTGTTGTCGATATCAGCCTGCAAGATAAATGGTTTGGAGTAGAGCATGCTTAGCAAAGGAAACTGAAGTCTAAAATACAAACACCAACCATCCAAATATAACTTTTTTCACTTTGATGTAGTTCGCACAATCTATCATCGTGTACAAGACTGTATTATTATGTTCATTCGACTCTGATATCTAGGGCCTAGTGCCGCATCCGTGTGCGACACAACACTCAAGGATATGGGTATGAAATATCTAACCGCCCTTACCAATCCGACACTTTTCCTACGAGAGCGAAAAAAGGAACCCGCGTGACAAATGTAGGGGAAGAGACTTTATATGAGGCATTTtaattttttaacgatatttaATGATCTTAATCATGGGTTctcaaccatctctctatatcaGACTAACAAATTTTAAATATATTCTAATTTCTAAACAAATAAGAATGTTTGATATAAAAGTCATTACCGCATCCATCAGATCACGTATCTCTGTATCTTTAAGATTTGTACCATATCTTTTTAAACCAGCTTTAAGCTCCTCAAATGTAATTGCCCCGCTGTTATCAGTATCCATTGTTTGAAACATTTCTCTTAATCCAGCAATTTCCTCCTCTGACAAGCTTTCAGCTATTACCTGCCAAAAATAGATGGAGGAAGGAAGTTCAAATTCATTTCTTCTGTATCTTAACTTCTCTAAGAATATTTTATTTAATTGTAAAATAAATATCAGCTGAGAACAGGTCGGAAATATTTCACGGAGAACTATTGCATTCAGACAACCCACGGCAAGAGCTAGGACGAGAAACTACTATAGCCGCAGTCCGGATACCAATGGTTGCCTCATACAACACATCACTTGGACATTTCATTTATGCCAAAAACATAATTTTCAGAAAATAGCATGTCTGACAATTGAATCTGAGTGACTGAGTCTGGGTAACATCAGTTCTATACTTCTATAAAATGCAATTATACAAAAAACATTTATAAAAGTGGGGACCAGTGGACCACAATACCAAGCAGTATGTATGTGATTACGACATACTAATGTGAGTTGGAAGACCCTTAATTAAGTTACTCGAAGAGACTGCGAATGCGAActatgaaatgaaatgaaagactGCCCCAGCAATATCATGAAATGAAGCCTAAGGTTGTGATAACATAGTGATATTCCATAGGTGTTGCCAAAAGTTAAGTCGGGTTATTAGATATCACATACCCGTAAAGCCATTTTCTTCAGTTTGTTCATAGCAGAGAAGTGTTTGAGACGAGAAAGAACAGCAGGGTCCAATGCTCTATCGGGTGCAACCCCATTTTCGCAAACCCAAGGATGACCTATAACACAGCCATTGCATTTTTGGTAAAGCAGAGTCCCACAAACATTACAGGAAAACATTaactaaggggtcgtttggttcaatgAGATGGAATGGAGTGGACTGGAATCTCATATTTTATAGAGATTTAGATCCCCATACCCCGCTAAACTTGTTTGGTTTGATCAACTCTTACACTCGAAGGTGGAGTTGAGTTAGAAACTTGGGGAGAGAGCAAGGAATGAATTTCTAGgaggttggaatggagttagaatcaaTCAAGTATCTAACTCCGTTCCAACGTAAGCCAACCAAACATTATACATTCCAAAATACTCTACCAAACATTCCATAAGAGTACTTATCTTAGACACAAAATAACTGAGAATACAACTCACATAAGACTTGATGGGCAGTTAATCGTTCTGAAGGCTGCGAACAAAGCATCTTTCTAATCAGATCTTTTGCACTATCAGAGATTAGAGGCCACGGATCTGACTCAAAGTCAATGTGGCCCTTTAAAACTGCATCAAATATTCCCTGCTGGGTTTCTGAGAAAGAATACACAAGAACATGAAAATTCAATTACTCGCCTGAGAGAGCGGAAAGTCTCATTTCAGACGGTTCGTAaccgtcttaagttaagacggaTAAAATGTGACCATATGTGAACATTTCCTGCTAAAAAATCACCGCAAGTTTATTGTTAGAAAATgacaattttagttataatttttTATCATTAAATAGTCACTTTTTGTTATAAATGGTGGctgaaatgagaatttgtgctgaGAGATAGCCTCCTATAAATCAAATGTGAGACCAACTCATATAACTTAATATCCTActcatcccctatttactaaaagaataggcgaaattccaaattttcccgcctaaacatatttcctaaaataaagtttagttatttttagcatattctaCAAGTATGGTGGACTATATAATACACATAATCTTtcagatttatatatttatgtcaCTTAGTATTTTACATTCTACACAAAATTATCTCCAATCTTTTTATGATTtaaaaaggatttttttttttgtttaaagaatcatacgaaaaaaattcattgatttgattttttatgataaaaagttgcggccaaaaatatattatcagtaaaattttataaaataacacCATTAATCTATCGGTAATTaggaaaaactttcattgaaatactcatttcatgattaatacaattttgactttgatttttcaaatcaaaatataacgatgagaaatgtaaaaaaaaaaaagattaattaatttaaatttcataaataaaatacactaAAAAAAGTAGAACTCCACATATACCGTGCATACATTGCACGGGAGCTAAACTAGTATAACCCATTATCCCACTAAAAACTGATATTATTACAGAATAACCACTCCACCATATGGGGCGGTCGGTTTCATGATAATCTTATCAAGACACCGATTCATATGAGAATTTGTGACCCAAATTTATGTAATTATATTTGTGAGCTGCATGATACTTCCGCCATCCAAATTTATTGTCTCCATTTGATTGTAATGGTAAACCAATATTTAACTTTGATCATCAATTTCTCCAAATAAATGTAGAGCTACAACTGTACTATTTGTGCTGTTTAATTTATCAAAACAACTAATCCGTACTACACTACTGAATAGTTGTGACTATTACATGTGAGAAAAATCAGTCAAAGTCAACATCTGTTGACAACCAAAGTCAAACAAGACGATAAATGTGAGATATTGGGAGTATAAGATCTACATACCAGCCCAAAACGGTGGTACACCACTGAGAAAAATGTACAATATGACTCCGGCAGTCCATACATCTGCTTCTGGGCCGTAATGCTTTAAAAGAACCTCAGGTGCAACATAATAAGGGCTTCCAACCACATCTCTAAACACCTGACCTGTAATAACGAAGCACATTCATTTAGTCCTAAAATGTTGAAAACTCCATGATCAATAATCACAGCTAGAAAACATTACAGACTCCCTCCAATCCATCGTTTGATATTAAATTGTAGGTCATTTTAGTTGAATGTGTACATTTCTATTTTTTGGACGAATATTACTTAATAGAAGACCAAGTTGCCTAAATTTCTGCATGCGGGATTGTTAGGTTGAAAATCTTGTTAGGGTACATGTgtaatttactacattagtagtcCTTGTACCCCCACCTTTCTCACTAGATTGGAGAGAGTAATATGTTAGTGTCATCTATGCAGCAAAAATCATGAGTTAGAAAGTACTAAAACCATCAAAATTTATTGTCCCCATATGACTTTGGTGCAAGTGATTAGCTCTGAATATTTTTTtcaataaaatttttaaaagtcATAACTATTGTGTATATTCTAAGAGAATATCGATCAAAGATGACCATTTTTGACAACTAAATTCAGATGAAAACTATATAGATGAGATCGACGGAATATTATGTTAGGAATATAGTATAATCAAGATTTGAGCGCCCCTGGCTACCATTGGACATCATGTCATACAAATTAAATGAATGCCATGTTTTCATTATATGGTTAACTGACCTCGATGCCATGAATAACACTAATGTTATCTAAAAGCACATCCCTTCACGTCTACTATAAACGATGAAGAAGTTAAAAAACATAAGCCACTAGTAAGAGACTAAGAGATCATGAATGATGTAAAAGCAATACCAAAAGGTAGACAGTTTTGCGGGGACAGTGAAAAAGAAAATCAATTGCTTTAGTACCTGGTTTGAAGAAGACCGACAACCCAAAGTCAATGGCTTTGAGAGAGAAATCATCATCCTTATTGACCAATAAGAAATTCTCGGGCTTGAGATCTCTGTGCATTACGCCAAGCGAGTGACAGGTCTCAACGACCCCCACAACAACCTTTGTCAGTTCAGCAGCCTTTCTCTCACTATAATGCCCCCTCTGAATAATTCGATCAAACAACTCACCCCCGGAACAAAGTTCCATCACTATATGTACATATAAAGGATCCTCATAGGCACCTTTTATCATCACAATGTTCTTGTGACCAGCCAAATGGTGCATTATCTGAATCTCTCTCCTAACATCCTCCACATCTTCCTTGGATATCAGCTTCCTTTTAGATATTGATTTGCACGCGTAATCAATCCCAGTAGCAATCTCTGTACATAAATAAGTAGTCCCAAATTGCCCTTGCCCCAATTTACGGCCTAACAAGTAAAGATCACGAATGTTTGCCGTCTTATGACCCATCACACAGTAAGCTTGGTTATCATTTGGCTTCCTCATGGGATTGTCTTTACTATTGGACATAACAACAGGATTATGATCTTTCTTCGGAGGGTTTTCCCGGGCAAGTTCCTGATTAACAACCTCTTGGTTCTTTAAACTAGTTGGAGAAAGATCAGAAGGGTTTTTCTTAGAATGATTACTATTAACTGTATTGGAATCGGAATTGGAATTAGTCGTGTGCGAATGATCCTCGGGCTTATTTTCAGTCTGATCAAGTTTTGTTCCTAAGGATCCGCCACATGTATTGCCCATGATTCCATGAAACAACTTCAGTTCCTCCAGTTATTACAAGATAAAGTTCAATTCTTTCTCATCAAACACCAAAGTTTTCACCCAACCAATATGATATAATTACTCTGAAATAACAAAAACCCAATAAAAAGCTTTAATTTCCACATTCAAATCAACAACCCATTTGCaaaagcttaagacggatatacccgtcttaaatgagaatctGCCTTGCAATAAAAAGGCTGAAAAATGatcacaaacaataaaagaaacaaacCCATCCAACAACATCAACAATCACATTGAAAGTCATCATTCTTTTCACAACAAAATGCAAATAAAACAATTACACATAAACAATAttaaataaaaaagaaataaaagggtgTACCAAGGTAAAGTGAAGGAATTGATGGAAGCAACAATGATGAACAAAAGAGGAGATAACCAGCTTGGCAAAGGAAAGATCCCAGATTATTGTGTTTATTGGGATTTGGGAATTAACAAATCTGGAAgaaaaatgattaattattaagcTGATTAAAAAATAGTTGATGTCAAAAaaataatttaatttatttaattaatcatgaAAAAATGGGATTAAAGATTGTTTCTTTATCAAAttttctgtcttttttttttaattatttttaggaGGTGCTGACCAGCTCTGCTATAACCTGTAGCTTTCCAATCTCATCAAGCAACACAATGAAGGATTGACTTTTTCTTCAGCCATatgttaacaaattcttctcatgGTTTCCTAATGTGTTTTTAGAGGAATAAAACCAATCTACGACTCCAATCACCAGCTTAAATTGAAATATTTTTTTACAGTGTTTATTTTGTACTGAATTATGAGCTTGTTGTTCTCTTTGGACCGTTTGGGATGAGGTTATTATTAGGgctaataaataaatttaatttagccCTCAGAATAGAGTTCGGAAGCGAATTTATGACAATTTTGTTTGAAAAGTGTTTGTTGAACCAATTGGAGATATGTAGACTAATCAAGTTTTATCATTGTTGTAATATGTCACTTAGACGAGCGTGAGATATTCCAGATACAGGAGAACTTTGTTTACTAAGGATACGGATGTGGATGCACTCTTACAACAAAAAATATAATTGTAAATTTGAAATATTGAAGTTTTTAAAGCGCAATTTAGAGATTTTAGAAAAAGAAATCTAAAGATGAAACCATTGTCCCAAATGTTTCATACACGATCTCTTGCTATATCTTTCTCATGCAATTTCCCATTCGGATCGTTTAGAAGAAATGTCGTAATAAGGGTGAGTACAACTAAAATATAAATACATATCTTAAATGGCGTTTGGGACATAATACAAATTGAAAGTAAAGTGTCAAATTAACATAGTTCATTCATACAAGTAATTTATTGTACGAAGTAATTGTAACTTTGTAAGAGTTTTTATATACAAGTAATTTTACTGTGCGACATTTCTTCTAGAGCAAACATCCGACCTCAAGTTTTAAGAATTTGCTCATATAATCCTGCATAAAATTACAAAACTTACATTAACATCGGACAACTAAATACAAATGTTCGACTGTGAAATTGCAGAAAATTCAAGGCACAAGTTGTGCTGTTGATTGTTGAACTAGATTGTGGGTCGACATGAAGGAATTCTTCACAAAATATAAATGTTTTTGTTTTACTATATCAATCTGAAGTTGACCTGCCACAACAATGGTCCATGGGTTTGATGACATGCTTATAGAACAAGTTAGCTGACATCTATAAAACGACGACATCACGACAGTATACATAATACATACCCCGAAATCATCTGAAAGCATAAAAAAGATCGACATTGAATCTCCTCTCCAATCTATATTTTAGCATATAGCTTAAATGCCCAAGCGGCCTTTTATACAATCCAAGATACAGCATCTATACAATCGCCTATCTATGTTTTTGTCTGCAGAAAATAAGCTGAGAAGTGATATATATGTGCATAATCAGGATCAGTTAGGCCAATGCTATAATATAGTATAGCTCTTCACTTCAAAACCATCATTTCGGAAAGTCAGCAGCAATGCAATACAACTTCGCAGTCACCAGTATAAAACACTGGATTTATGGCTTCGTACTTAGCTAAGGTACTCGCTTCACCTAAAAATTGTTGCTGGAAGAATCGTAAGTTTCTGGGGTTAACCAGCGGAAATCGATTCCTCAACACGTGTGGGAAGCCCTCCACTTGCAGGCCTTCAAAAAAGAACAAGTCGGGAACACATCAAGTTACTGAAAGACTCGACAAAATCATGAGAACACTAAGGCAGTTTAATAAGTAATTTTGGAAGCTATTTTCTTCAACCTTAAAGTGTGTGTTTAATTTAACCCTAATGAATCTTATCCGACTGAAAACCCGAATCTGACTTTATCACGACTGAATTAAAATTGGAAGTAACTTGATTCAGAAATGACCGGAACCACACTGAACACGAATTGAACTGAACCGGAATCCTGTTTGACAGGTCTAGGTCAAAGTGAAATCTAATATAAGGAATCAAGTCCAAAGAACGAACCACCACCAATTAGAACTTCACCAGTCCCGGTTAAGTCGGCTTTTACAAAATTCGGTGTTACACCAAGCCAGACAAGAAACTCATCAAGAAAATTAGCTAGGAAAGCACTTACAGTCCACTTAGAAGTTTAATAGTGTCATACAAGAACCATTGTATAGTCACAACAGGCCCCACAACTGCAATTCGAACAGGTAGACTTCTTGTGAAAAGCTTCAAGACTCCTATTTTCTTCACAGCCTGAAAAACATATAAACATGTTAGTTCAAGTATTTGAACATTTACCATGATGGGTATGAATGAGGGTTCTCTTGCATCCAAACCTGAATCACGGAGTCCGCTTTTTTGTTGTAAAGAGAGGAAACAATGACATCAGCAGGATTTGAGATGACAGTACCGACAGCTCCAGCAGAATACCCAGCCAAGCATGTCACTCCGAGCTGCTGGAGTCTTGTGCAGTTCTCCTTTTCTCGCTGAATGATGTTACGATATATGAGGTCGGCTGAGTACTCGAATGTTGTAAACATCACCATAGAATCTGTACAGAAATAGTAGACACTAATCAATTATATATATCATTCCTATATCCGAAGATTGACAAAAGAAATTCAATTCAAGAAAGCACAACACTGCATGAGAGTTGGGAGGACACCGTATTTATTCAATTTCCTGATCAGGATAGCAGAAGAGAAAGCTATGCTCTCACAAAAACAGACAAAAACATCTAAGTTTGTCCGAATTGCTCAAACTAAACATCACAAGCATATGCAGTGTTCATAAGGCCACCACAAATAATATTCCTCATTAGTTGATAAACCCCATTATTCAAACTCCTCacaagaggaaaaaaaaaaaggcaagTGG
Encoded here:
- the LOC141599458 gene encoding calcium-dependent protein kinase 26-like, which codes for MGNTCGGSLGTKLDQTENKPEDHSHTTNSNSDSNTVNSNHSKKNPSDLSPTSLKNQEVVNQELARENPPKKDHNPVVMSNSKDNPMRKPNDNQAYCVMGHKTANIRDLYLLGRKLGQGQFGTTYLCTEIATGIDYACKSISKRKLISKEDVEDVRREIQIMHHLAGHKNIVMIKGAYEDPLYVHIVMELCSGGELFDRIIQRGHYSERKAAELTKVVVGVVETCHSLGVMHRDLKPENFLLVNKDDDFSLKAIDFGLSVFFKPGQVFRDVVGSPYYVAPEVLLKHYGPEADVWTAGVILYIFLSGVPPFWAETQQGIFDAVLKGHIDFESDPWPLISDSAKDLIRKMLCSQPSERLTAHQVLCHPWVCENGVAPDRALDPAVLSRLKHFSAMNKLKKMALRVIAESLSEEEIAGLREMFQTMDTDNSGAITFEELKAGLKRYGTNLKDTEIRDLMDAADIDNSGTIDYGEFIAATIHLNKLERDEHLMAAFQYFDKDGSGSITIDELQQACIDQGLNDLFLEDIIKEVDQNNDGTIDYGEFVQMMMKGNGGIGRRTMRNSINMSMRDASGDV